The nucleotide window CTCCTTTATCGGATTCGCGCGCATTGGCCTCGCCGAAGGGCGCAAATGATGCCGGAGATTGCCATCATCGGCGCGGGATTCATCGGCCTCGCGAGCGCCGCGGCGTTGATGCGCGACGGCCATCGGGTCACGCTGTTCGATCCCGCCGGCGTGGGGCAGGGCGCGTCGTTCGGCAATGCCGGCACCTTCGCGCACTATGCGTGCATTCCGGTCAACAATCCGTCCGTGTTCCGTGATTTGCCGCGCTTTCTGTTCTCGAACCAAAGTCCGTTCAGACTGCGTTGGGGGTATCTGCCGCATCTCGCGCCGTGGCTCGCGCGCTTCATGATGAGTTCGTTGCCGCGCCGCTACGAAACGAGCGCCGGCGCGCTCGCCGCGCTGCTGGATTGCGCGCGGGACGGCTACGCGCCGCTGCTCGCCAATGCGGCGCTGGCGCGTTTCGTCCGGCCGCGCGAATGTCTTTATCTGTATTCGAACGCAGCTTCGTTCGATGCCGCGCGTCCCGCGCTCGATCTGCGGCAAAAACTGGGCGTCGTTTTCGATGTGCTCGACGGCCCCGCCATTCGCGCGCTCGAACCGGCGCTGGCGCCGATCTTCGAGCGCGGCGTGCTGTTCAGCAATAGCTGGCACTTTTCCGATCCGCAAGGCTTTCTGCAGACACTTTATGAGCAACTCGCCGCGCAGGGCCTGAAGCTCGAACGCTCCACTGTTGATGCGGTGCAACCCGGCGCGGACAGCGCGAGCTTGAGCGTTGGCGGTGTGGCGCGGCGTTTCGATCACGTGGTGGTGGCGACCGGTGCGCGTTCGGCCCATTTCGCCAGCCAGTGCGGCGACCCGGTTCCGCTCGACACGGAGCGCGGCTATCACGTGCGCTTTCCCGGCGCGCAACACCTGGTGTCGCGGCCGGTCGGCTGGGCCGAGCGCGGTTTCTACATGACGCCGATGAGCGACGGCTTGCGCGTGGCGGGCACGGTCGAACTCGCCGGCTTTGGCGACACGCGCAACCGCTCGCTGCTCGATCTGCTGACGTTTTCATCGAAGCGGGCGTTGCCCGCACTCGATACGCCGGATAGCAACTGGCTCGGCTTTCGCCCCACGTTGCCCGACGGCGTGCCGGTGCTCGCACGCTCACGCGCGAGCGAGCGTGTGATTTACGCATTCGGCCATCAGCATCTGGGTTTGACGCTGGCGGGCGTGAGCGGACGCATCGTCGCCGATCTGATCGCACGGCGTGCGCCGCCGCTCGATCTCGCGCCATACGCGGCCACGCGCTTTTGATTGCAGCGGAGGCCAGGTTCGGAGTCGTTTTTTTCAGGGTTTGAAGCAGGCATCGCAGAGCGGTTTCGACGCGTCGCGCATCGGATCGGCCAACCTGCACACACACGCGCGACGTCACATCTCGCAAGGAGCGCATCATGAATCGCCGCTATTGGCTGTTGAGTGCCACTGTCTGTGCACTCGCCACGTATATGCCGTTGTCGTGGGCCGCCGACCCCCAGATCGTCAAGATCGGTTTCGTCGGACCGTTGACCGGGCCGGTTGCCCGTGTCGGCAAGGACTTGCAGTACGGCGCGCAGTTGGCGCTCGATGAAGAGAACGCGAAGAACCCGGTGATCGGCGGCAAGCCGGTCAAGTTCGTGCTCGACGTGCAGGACGATCAGGCCGATCCGCGCGTGGCGATTCAGGTCGCGCAGAAACTGGTCGATGACGGCGTGGTCGGCGTGATCGGCCATTACAACTCAGGCTGCAGCATTCCGGCGTCGACGGTCTATCACCAGGCGAACGTGGCGATGATCACGCCGGGCTCGACCAATCCGCAATTGACCAAGCAAGGCTTCAAGAACGTGTTTCGTACGATGGGTCACGACGGTATCGGCGGCGTCGTGGCGGGGCATTTCGTGGTGGAGCAGATGAAGGCGAAACGCATTGCCATCATCGACGACCGCACCGCGTTCGGACAGGGGCTCGCGGATGCGTTCGAAAAGGGCGTCAAGGAAGCGAACGGCAACGTGGTCGATCGGGAATTCACCAACGATAAGGCGGTCGATTTTCGCGCCATTCTGACCACGCTGAAAAGCAGGAACGTCGACCTGATTTTCTTCGGCGGCCTGGATGAGCAGGGCGCGATGCTGGTCAAGCAGATGCGCTCGCTCGGCATGTCCGCGCAACTGTTCGGCGCCGGCGCGTTGAAGAGCAACGCGTTCCTGCAGATCGCCGGCACGGCGGGCAACGGGACGCAGGATCTCGAACCTGGCCCGGCGCTCGACAAGCTGCCTGCCGCGCAGGCGTTCGGCAAGCGCTACAAGGCGCGCTTCAATCAGGATGTCGAACTGTACGCGCCGTTTGCCTATGACGCGGCGCTCGCCATGCTCAAGGCGATTCACGCCGCCGACTCGCTCGATCGCGCGAAGATCGTCGACAGCCTCGCCAAGGTCACGGTCACGGGCGTGACCGGCAATATCACCTTCGATCCTTATGGCGATCTGATCAAGCCGCCGTACACCTTGTTCCAGGTTGAGCAAGGCCAATGGAAAAGCGTCAAGACCGTAGGCGGTAGCGGCGCTTGATGGCCTGTCCGGAGGCAGGCCGTATCTGGCTGCTTTGCTGAGGTCCGGGAAAAAACCGTGACGCCGGCCGTTGCCGGCATTCATGGTTTTGTCGAGGCACAATGGAAACAGGCAACCGTTCGGCGTCATCGCGCCGCGCGGTTGCTTCATTTCTGAAAGCTTTCGACGCGAGGCCGGCAGCATGACCGCATCCATCACGCTGGTTCTGTTCGACATGGAAGGTGTTCTGTCCCACTATGACCGCGCCGCGCGGGTCGATCATCTGGCGGCGACCGCGGGTTGCACACCGGACACGGTGCGTCATGCGATCTGGGACTCCGGGCTCGAAGCGCGAGCGGACGCAGGCCAGATCAGCGATGACGCGTATCTGCGCGAACTGGGACTGCTGTTGAACTACCCGGTCAGTCGCGACGACTGGTTGGCCGCGCGCCACGCGTCGATCACGCCGAATCACGAAGCGCTCGCGCTCGCCGCCAAAGTCGCCGAGCGGCATCGCATTGCGGTGTTGACGAACAATTGCCGCTTGTTGACCGATCACATCGCTCAGCTGAATCCGCCTGTCGCGCGGTTGTTCGGCTCGCACGTTTACTCGTCGGCGGCGTTCGGTGCCGCGAAGCCGGCGGCGCAAACCTATCTGCGTTGTCTGGCGCAACTCGGCGTGCCCGCGGCCCAAACGCTTTTCGTCGACGACACGGCCGCCAACGTAACCGGTGCGATCGATGCGGGACTGCAAGGGCACATGTTCGTCAGCGTCGGCGCATTGTCGGACGAACTGCAGCGTCGCGGCTTGATATAGCGGAGCCGATGGGTCTCGAGTTCACTCCCCGCTGAGGTCCGGATTCTGCTGCACCAGTTCGTGCACCCATTCGCTGAACATCCGCACGGACATGCTCAAACGGCGGTGCGGATAAAGAATCGAAAGCGGCAATGGCGCGCAATGGCAGTCGCGCAGAATCTCACGCAGCGCGCCGGATTCGAGCGCCTTCGCCACCATGAAACGCGGCGTCTGGATCAGGCCCAGGCCTTCCACGGCGGACGCGACATACACCTGGCCTTCGTTGACCGCGAGTTTGCCTTCGATCGGTCTTCTGATGAGCACGCCGTCGGCTTCGAACTCCATCGGATAGACGCGGCCCGTGCGCGCGGAAAAATAATTCACCGCGTGATGCCGGTCGAGGTCGTCCGGCGTGACGGGCTCGCCCATCCGTTCGAGATAGGCCGGCGCGGCGCAGATCGTCATGCGCACGCTGCCGAGCGAGCGCGCCACCAGGTTCGAATCGTCGAGTACGCCGATGCGGATCACGCAATCGACGCCTTCCTGCACGAGATCCACGTTGCGGTCAGCCAGCCCCAGCTTCACGGTGATGTCGGGATAGCGCGCGTTGAAATCGCGCATCACTGGAATCAGCACGTGAGACGCGAACGTGGAGGACGTGTCGACGCGGACCGTGCCGCGCGGACTCTGGCGTTTGCTCGATAGCGCCGACTCGGCGTCGGAGACCTCGGCGAGAATGCGCGCGCAGTATTCGTAGTAAAGCGCGCCGTCGTCGGTGACCTGCACGCGGCGGGTCGTGCGATTGAGCAAACGCACGCCCAGATGGCTCTCCAGATTCTGCACGACCGTCGACACGGAGGCGCGCGGCATTTCCAGCGAGTCGGCCGCTTTCGAAAAACTCGACGCGTCCACGACGCGCTTGAACACTGCCATGCCTTGAAGAAGGTCCATACGGTGCTGTCCTCTCGAAGCTGAGCGAAGCGCTACTCGCGAATCGTTGGAATGATAGCCGTGGCGCGTTGGTAACGGACAGTGCGAAGCGGCCTACGGGTTCACGGAGTCGCTCGCAAAAAACCTTGACTCCCGGAGTTCACGGCCTATAGTTCACCATATGGTAAAGTCTCCAGTCAGTCAACTCGATCGTACGTTTTCCGCCCTCGTGGATCCCACGCGGCGGGCCATCCTCGCGCGTCTCGAGCGCGAGCCCGGTCTGTCGGTCACGGAAATCGCGCGTCCGTTGCCGCTCAAACTGCCCGCCGTCATGAAGCACCTCGACGTGCTGAGCGACGCGGGTCTGGTGGCGCGCACGAAAAGTGGCCGAACCGTCTCGGTCGAACTGGTTGCCGGCCCGATGGAAGAAGCAATGGCGTGGTTGCGACGCTACGAACGCTTCTGGTCCGCAAGTCTCGACCGGCTCGCCGATTTTGTTGAGAGGAACGACGAATGAATGAAAAGCCCAGCCTGACCATCGTGCGGCGCATCAAGGCGCCACCTGCAAGAGTCTACGCAGCATGGACGCGGCCCGAACTCATGGCGCGCTGGTGGGGGCCGGACGCCGGGCCGGTATTGAGCGCCGAAGCCGATCCGCGCGTGGGCGGCCGCTTCCGCGTAGTGTTCCAGACGCTGGATGGCGAAACGCACGACTGCCGCGGCGAGTATCAGGAAGTCGAAGCGGACCGCAAGCTCGTCTTCACGTGGGAGTGGGTCACGCTGCCTGAGCGTCGGTCGCTGGTGACGATCCGGTTTCGTTCGATCGAAGAGGGCACCGAGCTGCATTTCACCCACGCGCAGTTCTTCGATGAGGCCGCGCGCGACGGTCATCAAACCGGCTGGAGCGGTGCATTCGAGAAGCTGGACGCACTGATTGCCGAGCTGGAAAGCGAAACTGAATGAAGCACATTCCACCGAAGTCAACGCATACTGAGGTCGACCATGAAGCTTTACTATGCTGAAACGCTGTCTCCCAGAAAATCCTGCGCGCTGGCGCAATATCTAGGCTTGCCAATCGACTACGCCTTTGTCGACCTGGCCAAGGGCGAGCAGACCCGGCCGGACTATCTGGCGATCAATCCGAACGGCAAGGTGCCCTGTCTCGTCGACGGCGAGAAGATCGTTTGGGAAGCAGACGCGATCTTGTGCCATCTTGCGCAGCGCGCGGAATCCCCACTCTGGCCGCGCGGCGCGCAGCAGCAGATCGAAATCGTGCGCTGGTTCAGCTGGAATAGCCAACATCTGCTCCGGCATGCCGGCGCGCTTTACTTCGAATACCTGATCAAACCGTGGGTCGGGCTCGGCGAGCCCGACCCCTCGAAGGTCGCCGAAGCGCAAGGGTTTTTCCGCAAGCACGCTGCCGTGCTCAACCAGCATCTGAAGGGACGCAAGTGGCTGCTGGGTGATGACATGTCGGTCGCGGATTTCTCGGTCGGCATCGCGTTACCGTATGCAAGAAGCGCGGCGATGCCGGTTGAAGAGTTTGCGGAAGTGGTGCGTTGGCACGATCAGTTGAACGCGATCGACGCATGGCGCAATCCGTTTCCCAAGCGGCAGGAACGCGCCACGGCGAACGCGTGAAGGAGGAGTCATGTGCTGCGCGATTGTTGCACTCACCATGACCTTACTGGCCAGCTGGCGCAGCGTGTCGGGGTCGCTCGCCGGCCGCGGCGGGTGGCTGCGACGGATTGCGATCGTGGTTATCGCGATCGGCGCCGCGGCGGGGTCCGCGACGGCTGCGGATCGGTTCGCGGTGGCCGGTGGCGGAGAACAATCGTCGTTGATCGCGCGGCTGGGCAGCATGCCGGTTTGCGGGCACTTTATACGCTAGTGCGTGTTGCGTGTTGCGCCTTGTGCGACTCCAACGTGCTGTGCCGATTTCCCGTATCGTACGGAGTCACCGTATTGCGCGCGAATCGAGGGCACGTCATGGCACTTTCGTCGAAAACCGCTGTAGAGCTTTCCGGCAGACGCCGTTTCCTCCGCGCGGCTCGCAGTACCGCAATCGGCTTGTCGGCGTCGCTCGCATTGCCGCGACTGGCGGCGGGCCAAACACCAACGGCAACACCAACGCCAACGCCCCAGTCGCAAACCGAACCCACCACCACGCCGCTGCCACGCATGGCGCAACGCGTGATTCCGGCCACGGGCGAACGCTTGCCCGTGGTCGGCTGCGGCACATGGCGGACCTTCGATGTCGGCAACGATCCCGCCGGCCGCGCGCAACTCGCCGACGTGCTGCGCATTCTGTTCGAAGCCGGTGGTTCGGTGATCGATTCATCGCCGATGTACGGCTCGTCGGAAGCCGTCGCCGGCGCACTGCTCACGCAACTGAACGCGCACAACAAAGCCTTCGTCGCCACCAAGGTCTGGACCGAAGGACGCGAGGCGGGCATCACACAAATGGAAGAATCGCTGCGCCGCTTTCAGCAGCCGCGGATCGATCTGATGCAGGTGCACAACCTGCTCGACTGGCGCACGCAACTCGCCACGCTGCGCGACTGGAAAGCGCGCGGCCGGATTCGCTATATCGGCATCACGCACTACACGTCGAGTGCTTTCGACGATGTCGCGGCCGTCATGCGCAGCGACAAGCCCGACTTCGTGCAGATCAACTACGCCGCCGACGACCGCGCCGCCGACGCGCGCATCTTGCCGCTCGCGGCGGAGTTGGGAATCGGCGTCGTGATCAATCAGCCCTTCGGTGGCGGCGGCCTGCTGGCACGCGTCGGCAAAACGCCGCTGCCTGCGTGGGCCGCGGAAATCGGCTGCACGAGTTGGGCGCAGATTCTTCTGAAGTTCGTGCTCGCGCAGCCGGCAGTGACGGTGGTGATTCCAGGCACCGGGCGTCCGCAATACATGGCGGACAACGTTCGGGCCGGTTCGGGTCCGTTACCCGACAAGGCGATGTGCGCGCGAATCGTGGCAGCGCTGAATGGCTAGCCGATCGTTTTTCGCGTATTGTTCGCGGTTATTCTTTTGTGAACTCTCCAGCTAGTTCAAATTAATACCTCGGTCGAGGTTATTCGCTCGTGCCGTTGCGCCTTAGCACGATACCGCGCAATGAAAAATAAAGTTTTCCGTAGTCGCAAGCGATATTGCGATTCGTAGAGGATTAACTCGGTCCATTACTGAAGCCATTCGGTTTGCATACGCAAAGCACGAGATAAAGAAAGATTGTGAAAGGAAGTTGACACGGGAACGTTTGCCAAACTAGGCTACGCACTGTCGTCGAAAACTGACCTCGGTTTAATGCACCTTAATCCGCCTGCCCGGAGACGCAGGTAAGCCGCCGCTTTGCCGGTCAGCCGGACGATCGAATGAAGGCCAGGAAATATGGCCCAGACTTTCGCTTTGAAAGCATTGTAATAGACGTGTGACGCAATTCTAAAATCAGCCGCAAGTGCTGAGGCGTCAACACGTCCCTATGTTCTCGCTAGCAATTCGGTGCTAGTGCGGGAGACCTTTTTCGCTGAAAAAAAGAGAAAACCAGCTTAAGCACTCAACGCACTTTCTTTTGCCGATATTGTCAGTCGAGGATTAATCATGCGTATAAATTTCCGATTGCAGATGCAGTGCCTTGCACTAGCCGGAATTGCGGTTCTGGCGGGATGCGGCGGCGGCGACCGCTCGTCTTCCTTGACGAGCAAATCCGGGCAGGCGCCCGAGGCGGCGTCAAGCGCCTCCGAAGTGGCGCTGGCCCCGCCCGCCACGCCAGTCGTGGCGGACACATCGATCAACAAGACGGTGCCGCCGGTCGAGTTGCCCGACACGGTCACGCCGGTCAACTACAAGCTGTGGTTCCGGCCCAACCCCGCACTGTCTTCCTTCGACGGCCGCGCCGACGTGCAGATCAAGGTGCAGAAGGCCGTCAACGCGATCACCATCGCCGGGCACCGGGTCAAGTTCACCAACGGCACGATCACGCTTCAGCCGGGCAACATCGCGTTGATCGCCACGCCGCAGGACGACGGCGATTTCTATCAACTGCGCCCCGTGAGCGGACAGATCGCCGCCGGCAACTACTCGCTGCACATGGAGTGGAGCGGCATCATCAACTTCAAGACCTATGACGATCCGATCGCCAAAACCGGCGGCAGTTGCGGCGACGATCCCTATCCGGGTTGCTCCGCGGCCGAAGGCGTGTTCCGCGTCGATCTCAAGGCGACCGACGGCACGACGAGCGGCGCGATCCTCACGCAAGGCGAATCGAACCTGGCGCGGCAGTGGTTCCCGGGCTGGGACGAGCCGGCTTTCCGGCCCACCTACGAGGTCAGCGCGGAGGTCCCGCGGAACTGGAACGTCGTCTCGAACGCGGCCGAGAAACCTGCGGTGAACGTGGATAGCGGCTACAAGCTGGTGTCCTTCGAGAAAACGCCGCCCATGCCGTCGTATTTGCTGTTCTTCGGCGGCGGCCAGTTCGACATTCTCGAAGACGACTTCACGAGCCCGCTGCCCGACGGCAAGGGATTGCATCTGCGCATTTTCACGCCGCCCGGCATGCGTGACTGGGCCAAACCGGCCATGCAGCAGACCAAGCAGGCGCTGGACTACTACTACCGCTACACCGGCATTCCGTTGCCGCTAACCAAGTTCGACACGATCGCGGCCAACGACGCGTTCAAGGAGCAGAAGGACCTGAACTTCGGCGGCATGGAGAACTGGGGCGCCATTCTCGAATTCGCCGACGACATTCTGCCGGCGCCGGGCACGACCATGTCCGACTACGGCGTGACGGTGCTCACGCACGAAGCCGCGCATCAATGGTTCGGCGACCTCGTCACGCTCGACTGGTGGGACGACGTCTGGCTCAACGAGTCGTTCGCGACGTTCTTCGAGAACAAGACCAAGGTGCGCTTCTTCCCGGACCGTTTCAGCTGGGTCGACGACGTGAAGAACAAGTACGCCGTGATCAATGCGGACCTGAAGTCCACCGCGTTCCCGGTGCAGCCGAACTTCAACGGCTGGGCGTCGAACGACTTCGTGCTGAGCGCGAGCGCCTTTACGTACGACAAGGGCGGTCACGTGCTGAAGATGCTGGAAAACTACCTCGGCGAAGAAGTGATGCGCAAGGGGTTGCAGTCGTATCTCGCGGACTATTCGTTGGGCAACGTCACGCCGAAGCGTCTGTGGGACGAACTGGCGAAGGCGAGCGGCCAGCCGATGGTGGCGATCGGCGACAGTTTCGTGCGGC belongs to Paraburkholderia sp. FT54 and includes:
- a CDS encoding M1 family metallopeptidase, producing MRINFRLQMQCLALAGIAVLAGCGGGDRSSSLTSKSGQAPEAASSASEVALAPPATPVVADTSINKTVPPVELPDTVTPVNYKLWFRPNPALSSFDGRADVQIKVQKAVNAITIAGHRVKFTNGTITLQPGNIALIATPQDDGDFYQLRPVSGQIAAGNYSLHMEWSGIINFKTYDDPIAKTGGSCGDDPYPGCSAAEGVFRVDLKATDGTTSGAILTQGESNLARQWFPGWDEPAFRPTYEVSAEVPRNWNVVSNAAEKPAVNVDSGYKLVSFEKTPPMPSYLLFFGGGQFDILEDDFTSPLPDGKGLHLRIFTPPGMRDWAKPAMQQTKQALDYYYRYTGIPLPLTKFDTIAANDAFKEQKDLNFGGMENWGAILEFADDILPAPGTTMSDYGVTVLTHEAAHQWFGDLVTLDWWDDVWLNESFATFFENKTKVRFFPDRFSWVDDVKNKYAVINADLKSTAFPVQPNFNGWASNDFVLSASAFTYDKGGHVLKMLENYLGEEVMRKGLQSYLADYSLGNVTPKRLWDELAKASGQPMVAIGDSFVRQTGVPLISLDTQCDLTTNQTVVTLKQSPFPNQNQYPGTQWTIPLTLAYGDGLTSHKTLAMKDTQTQVRLNGCSAVLADPSGLDYYVTNYSNSAWSQLLAQGNALKDPVLLTSLQLEAKLLVNNGLADPSRVTSIGSLSPAAAPLARQLLMTAPTTQSQRPTIRFQGKFKLKPQAQQRQ
- a CDS encoding metalloregulator ArsR/SmtB family transcription factor — its product is MVKSPVSQLDRTFSALVDPTRRAILARLEREPGLSVTEIARPLPLKLPAVMKHLDVLSDAGLVARTKSGRTVSVELVAGPMEEAMAWLRRYERFWSASLDRLADFVERNDE
- a CDS encoding aldo/keto reductase — protein: MALSSKTAVELSGRRRFLRAARSTAIGLSASLALPRLAAGQTPTATPTPTPQSQTEPTTTPLPRMAQRVIPATGERLPVVGCGTWRTFDVGNDPAGRAQLADVLRILFEAGGSVIDSSPMYGSSEAVAGALLTQLNAHNKAFVATKVWTEGREAGITQMEESLRRFQQPRIDLMQVHNLLDWRTQLATLRDWKARGRIRYIGITHYTSSAFDDVAAVMRSDKPDFVQINYAADDRAADARILPLAAELGIGVVINQPFGGGGLLARVGKTPLPAWAAEIGCTSWAQILLKFVLAQPAVTVVIPGTGRPQYMADNVRAGSGPLPDKAMCARIVAALNG
- a CDS encoding FAD-dependent oxidoreductase, with translation MPEIAIIGAGFIGLASAAALMRDGHRVTLFDPAGVGQGASFGNAGTFAHYACIPVNNPSVFRDLPRFLFSNQSPFRLRWGYLPHLAPWLARFMMSSLPRRYETSAGALAALLDCARDGYAPLLANAALARFVRPRECLYLYSNAASFDAARPALDLRQKLGVVFDVLDGPAIRALEPALAPIFERGVLFSNSWHFSDPQGFLQTLYEQLAAQGLKLERSTVDAVQPGADSASLSVGGVARRFDHVVVATGARSAHFASQCGDPVPLDTERGYHVRFPGAQHLVSRPVGWAERGFYMTPMSDGLRVAGTVELAGFGDTRNRSLLDLLTFSSKRALPALDTPDSNWLGFRPTLPDGVPVLARSRASERVIYAFGHQHLGLTLAGVSGRIVADLIARRAPPLDLAPYAATRF
- a CDS encoding glutathione S-transferase family protein; the encoded protein is MKLYYAETLSPRKSCALAQYLGLPIDYAFVDLAKGEQTRPDYLAINPNGKVPCLVDGEKIVWEADAILCHLAQRAESPLWPRGAQQQIEIVRWFSWNSQHLLRHAGALYFEYLIKPWVGLGEPDPSKVAEAQGFFRKHAAVLNQHLKGRKWLLGDDMSVADFSVGIALPYARSAAMPVEEFAEVVRWHDQLNAIDAWRNPFPKRQERATANA
- a CDS encoding branched-chain amino acid ABC transporter substrate-binding protein, producing MNRRYWLLSATVCALATYMPLSWAADPQIVKIGFVGPLTGPVARVGKDLQYGAQLALDEENAKNPVIGGKPVKFVLDVQDDQADPRVAIQVAQKLVDDGVVGVIGHYNSGCSIPASTVYHQANVAMITPGSTNPQLTKQGFKNVFRTMGHDGIGGVVAGHFVVEQMKAKRIAIIDDRTAFGQGLADAFEKGVKEANGNVVDREFTNDKAVDFRAILTTLKSRNVDLIFFGGLDEQGAMLVKQMRSLGMSAQLFGAGALKSNAFLQIAGTAGNGTQDLEPGPALDKLPAAQAFGKRYKARFNQDVELYAPFAYDAALAMLKAIHAADSLDRAKIVDSLAKVTVTGVTGNITFDPYGDLIKPPYTLFQVEQGQWKSVKTVGGSGA
- a CDS encoding SRPBCC domain-containing protein yields the protein MNEKPSLTIVRRIKAPPARVYAAWTRPELMARWWGPDAGPVLSAEADPRVGGRFRVVFQTLDGETHDCRGEYQEVEADRKLVFTWEWVTLPERRSLVTIRFRSIEEGTELHFTHAQFFDEAARDGHQTGWSGAFEKLDALIAELESETE
- a CDS encoding HAD family phosphatase, with the protein product MTASITLVLFDMEGVLSHYDRAARVDHLAATAGCTPDTVRHAIWDSGLEARADAGQISDDAYLRELGLLLNYPVSRDDWLAARHASITPNHEALALAAKVAERHRIAVLTNNCRLLTDHIAQLNPPVARLFGSHVYSSAAFGAAKPAAQTYLRCLAQLGVPAAQTLFVDDTAANVTGAIDAGLQGHMFVSVGALSDELQRRGLI
- a CDS encoding LysR substrate-binding domain-containing protein, encoding MDLLQGMAVFKRVVDASSFSKAADSLEMPRASVSTVVQNLESHLGVRLLNRTTRRVQVTDDGALYYEYCARILAEVSDAESALSSKRQSPRGTVRVDTSSTFASHVLIPVMRDFNARYPDITVKLGLADRNVDLVQEGVDCVIRIGVLDDSNLVARSLGSVRMTICAAPAYLERMGEPVTPDDLDRHHAVNYFSARTGRVYPMEFEADGVLIRRPIEGKLAVNEGQVYVASAVEGLGLIQTPRFMVAKALESGALREILRDCHCAPLPLSILYPHRRLSMSVRMFSEWVHELVQQNPDLSGE